TATTTAGATTTAAATTGTATGAAAGTCCATTTCTTATATATACTTTAACTTCAAGTTTATCTCCTACATCATAAAGGTATATACCAGACACATTAAGCTGCCCCTCCTCTATAGGGGGTAATTCTTTTATTTCATCTTCAAAAATTTCTTTTTGTACATCGGAAACTACATTTTCCTCTTCATCTAAAAGAGAAAGAACCGTGGAAACATATTCTGTGCTGGTATTTTCCTCGCCATGTTCTGTTTTCTTTACCATTATTAAACCTCCAAATTTCTCATAATAACTCATTTAACTTCTAACTCTCTTGATTTATCTTAATTAAATATATCATAAGGATTTTCTAAAATCAAATGCAATTTTCATGGTAATTTTTCTATTTAAGGATTCATATTTATAATATAATGTATTTTTAATTTTACAGCACAACAGCGATTGTAACAATTTTACACAATAATTATGCTGAATTACAATATTCTACTGTGAATAATATGGTATAATAACCTAAAAAAACATAGGGAGGGAAAAATTTTGAAAGATTTCTTTAAAAAATATTGTAGTTTAATTCTGACTTCTCTATTTCTCTTAAATTGTATACCCTTTGAAAATTCTGAAGTACTAGCATCAAACAACAAAAAATATTCAATAATAGATTTAAATCTATCTGCAGATGGCATATATGCCTTTGAAAATAATGGTCTGGCAAAGTTTAAAAAGGATGGTGTATACGGTATTGTGGATAATAATGGGGCAATAATCTTCACTCCTCAATTTAGTTCTATATCTTCCTTCAAAAATAGCTATGCCAAGGTTTCCAAAGGATCAAAATTTGGCGTTATAAATTCAAAAGGAGATATTATAGTACAACCTCAATTTAAAGACATAGGAGATTTTTCTAAAGAGGGAACGGCTGCTGTGAATACAGGTTCTTACTGGGGTATAATAAACCGTTTTGGCAAGATGATTATAGAACCTGAATTTGACACTGTATATGATTTTGAAAATGGATTCATGCGGGTAAAAAAAGATAATAAGTATGGATTTTTAGACAGCAGCGGAAATATACTTTCAGATTGTATATATGATAACGCCTACAACTTTCAAGATAACTATGCCGCTGTAAAAAAGGGTGCTTCCTGGGGTATTATAGATGATAAAGGAACCTTTACACCCTTTAACTTTGATGAAATAAAGTCTCCTTCTCAAGGAATGGTACCTATAAAAGAAGGTGATAACTGGGGACTTTCAGATATAAATGGCAATATAATTTTACAACCTAAGTACAAAGATATATCAATCCTAAATAAAAATCTAATTAAAGTCTATAGTGGCAGCAAATATGGAATTATAGACACAAATGGCAATACAATTTTAAGTATGGATTATGAAAGTATTATATCTAATGAAGATGGTGTATACCTAATATGTAAAAATGGAGAATACGGAGTTGTAAACTCCCTGGGTAAAATAATAGTACAGCCTAAATTTGACTGGATAGATAATTATAAAGAAGGAAAAGCTATCACAAAACTCAACAATACTTATGGATTTATAGATACCAAGGGCAATATAATTTATAAATCAGAATTTAGTAAAATATATGCTTTCAGCGAAGGACTGGCCAGAGTACAGAAAGATAATAAATACGGATTTATAAACGATAGTGGAGATATAGTGATTGAACCTATATTCAATAACGCTTATGACTTTAGTGAAGGCTATGCAGCTGTTGAAAAAAACACAGGCTCTTCAAATGTTGAAGATTCAAAGAACATAAACAAATATTTAAAATGGGGATATATAGACAGACAAAATTCTACTTTTATCTCCTATAACTTTAACAATGCCTCTTCTTTTAATAATGGATGTGCACTTATTATAAAGGATGGTAAATGCAGTCTTGTAAAAAATTCTGATATAAAATTTATGCCAAACAACACCACAACAGATCCTTTTAAAATCTGGACAATAAAATTCAGTAAATCCCTTCAGAATAAAACTACTAAAGATTCTGAGGATGAAATACTAAATGATATAAATATGACTATGACAGATAATATTAAAGTTACTGACAGCAGCGGAAAATATATAAATGTATCTTTTACTTTTGAAAGTCCGGACACTATAGTAATAAATCCTCCCTATACTGGTTATAAAGCTAATGCAACCTATACCATTACAGTACTTAGCAATGGAAAATACAATATTAGAGACATGGATGGAAATATTTTAAAACCTTCTATTGTGAAAGTTCCCTTTTCAATTGCCAACTAGAGGGATACATTCAAACAACGATTTAAAGTTTGGGAATTTTCCTGTCAGAAACCTATAAAAAAGAGGGATATGCCTAGATTTCAATTATACAAATTTAAGTATATCCCTTTTAGCATCCCTATAATCTAACTTTTTTAGTTCTTAACTCTGCCTATCTTAAAAAATCTTTTTTAAATCAATGATCAAATTATCAAAAATACTCACCTTTATTTCATCTGTATTATTGTAAATTTGTGGTTTACCATACTTGTCATCTCTACTGACTTTATAAACTAAAACATTTTCATCTTTAGGATCTACAATCCAGTATTCTCTGACACCATACTCCCCATATAAATTAAGCTTTTTTACATAGTCTAAAAAAGTTGAAGATGGTGAAACTATTTCAATTATGAAATCCGGTGCTCCTTTAGCACCTCTATAATCTAACTTATGCTCATCACATATAACTGCAATATCTGGCTGAACCACATTTTTTATTTCTTCATCTTCCTCTCCATCAGATAATCTAACATCAAAAGGTGCTGCATATACTTTACAGGTTTTATCTAATAAATATGTCTTTATATAAAAAAATAAATTTCCTGATATTTCTTGATGTATTCTTGAAGGAGCTGGACTCATTGCATAAACTTCGCCATCTATTATTTCCCATTTTTTATCTTCTTTCCAACTTAAATAATCTTTATAAGTATATTTTTCTTTTTTAATAGGAATGGCCACCAATATCACTCCTTTGATTATTATGTTTTAATTTTAACATATTACTTATAAATTAAACATAAAAAAAGAAAAATCTATAAATAGATTTTTCCAAAACAAAGCGGAAGAAAATACTTCACAATTGCAAACTGTGAATTACTTTATGGTTATATCCACTACTTTTTTATTGTCTCTTACAGCCATTACATTAACTGGCATTTTATCATATTTCTTTTTTATGTTTTCACCATATTCCTGTGCCAGTTTTTTTACTTCCTGATCACTGACTCCTTCTTTAATTACCATAGTGACTATAGCTTTATTATGCTGCGTGTATACTTTTCCATCCAATATAATCTTTTCCCTTTTAAGCTTTTTAGTCTTACTCTCATCTTCAGTTATACCAAGTATTTTATTTTCTTTGGCCTGTTCAATTTTAACAGGATCTTTAGAATCCACAACCTTTTTGTGATAAAAATATCCTGATATACAAGCAATAACCACTATAATAAATACAATCAGTCCTATTGTCTTATTCTTATTTTCAACCATTTTATCCTTTAGCAATTTAAGCTTATCTTTCATAAAAAGCACCCCCTGGATTAATTCACTATTCACTATTCACTATTCACAATGGAGGAAGATCTTTCTATGAAAAATCTACAATAAATTATGAATTGTGCTCTATGAACTGTGCATTGAATAAGCAAATCCATTCTATCATACTTATTACAATTTAACAGTTATCCTGCGGGTTATTCATAAAAAATTAAGAATTATCATTAATAGATTTAATATAAAAAGGTATAAGTTTATTGATATAATCTCAAATAAACTTATACCTATTGAACTAGTGAATTGTGCATTAATTAAAGGTCTTTGGTAAGAGCATATTCAAATTGATCTGATAGTATCATATAATTATCCACAGCATTTTTTAAATTCACTTTTTCACTTTCAAGAGCAAGGGCATAAGAATCCAATTCAACCTGAGTTAAAACCCCTGCCTGAACTTTAGCTGCCGCAATATCATAATTCATTTTTGCATTATCTACTTTTATCTGCTGTGTATTTACCGTATCCTCACTATTTTTAAGGGTATAATACTGATTCCATAACTCTACTCTTTTATTCAATTGAATGGTATAAATACTATTTTGTGCCGTCTGTATTTGAAGCCCTGCATTGACTTCTCCCGTTGCATCATTATAGGAATATTTTTTGTATATATCCTCCTGTATTTTGAGTATGTCAATATTGTTTGTTATCTTTTTAAGGTCATAGCAATTATTAACTGCCTGATCAATTCTTGATTGTATATTACTGTCATCAAATTTTACAAATTCTCTTCCTATCTCCTGTAAGGTTACATCCATATTTAAATCAACATTTATAGCTTGTTTTATATTTAATTGATACTGTTGTAATTGAGCCTTTGGAGTATTAAGTGAAGCTATAAAATTACTTTTTTGTACTTCAAGATTTTGAAGAGCATCATTGGTTAACTGTCCCTGCTGTATTTTTGCATTTGTCTGTTCAATTTGTTTATCCATGTTTTCTATCTGGGAATTTATAACACTTATCTGTCTCTGACAGCTTACTGCATTTAAATATTGTCCTTCCAGGCTAAATTTTATATCTTGTAATGTCTCTTTTCTATCATTTTCAGCATCCTCAATATTTTGCTGATCCTGTCTAGGTACAACATCTATTAAAACCTTTATAGATGCATACTGGCCTGCAGGATAGTTAGAGGGACTTTTATCACTATATGAAGCTGCATTTTGATGATCTCTTGAAAACTGTTTTTGATAAAGGAGTATCTTCTGATCAAGCATCTCAATTTCCTTATTATTTGTCTCTATAAGTTTTAACAAATCATCCAAAGTAAAATTAGTAAGTTCACTAGCATCTGTAGAAATAGTGGTCTCTGTAGTACCAGATGATGGTAAGGCCTCTTCTGCAAAACAAGTAGTGCCAATAGTAAAGACCATGGCAAGTCCAATTACTACACTTAATTTTTTTTTCAATTTTTTTACCTCCTTTAATATGTAATTTTTGATATATCACTTCCGATGCCGCAGGCAGTATTTAATTTAAACTGTGCCATCCATATATCTCTCTGGAGTGATTTTAAATCATTTTGAGCAGTTTTAAGATTTACCTTCTGTGAATCAAAATCTATTTTGCTCAATACCCCCACATTGTACTTTACCAGTGCCGTATTATAATTTTTTTCAGCCAGAGCAAGAGCATCTTTTTTAGAATCTATCATTTTACATTTAGTTTGTAAATCATTATAAAGCTTATTTATATCATTAGTTATGTATAACTTATCTAACTCCAAGGTATCCTTAGCTTTATCTAAATTATACTGTCCAATCTTATTACTGGTCTCATATTTGGACGGATATACTCCTTTTATGACATTATACTCAAATTCTTTTAAATTTATATTTTCCTGCCCTATTACAATTTCCCCTCTATTTTCAAGTGCATCACTTACATAATCATCATAACTTCTTATATAAGGTGCTTCTTCAGTTTTATCTTTAAGAGGGGTATCATATTTTACATATACATCTATATCAAATATTTGATTCAACTTCATAATCTGAAGATCATAATCCCTTTGTGCTTTGTTAAGACTGGCCTTTGCATCATAGTAAGATACCTCTGCCTGTTTTACATCTGCCTCTGTCACAACTCCCAAATTCAATTTTAGCTTTGCACTATCATAAAGCTGTTCAGAATTATCAAACTTTTGCTGCTGTAAATCCAATGCATCTTTACTGTTCATAACTGCTGTATACTGTGTATAAGCATCTACTTTAACTTTGTTTTCAACAATTTCTTTTTCCTCGGTATATTTATAAATAGAAAATTTAGCCTGACGCGGAGCAACAGACATACCCTGCATAACCGTCAATTTAGTGTACGTATCTAAATCATCATTTAACTGGTCTGCATAGCTACTGGCATTTTTGGCCGCCTGATTATAAGAATTTTCAGCCTGTTGTATTGAAATATCAGCATTTTTAACTTCATAAGTACTGTCAATATTGTTACTTATCAAACTGTCAATATCTAGGGTATTTCCCTGTGCAAAAGCCATAGTACTTGTACAAAAACTCAGAACAACTGCAGCAGCAAGTATTTTAATCTTATTCATATTTTCCTCCTTCCATATGTTAAAATATTTTCTTAAAAAATATAATATTTCAATCATGAACTGATTTTACCACAATTACAAACATATTTCCATAGTTAGAATTACAATTACCAGGATGTAAAATCTTACAATAATATTTTTAATTACTGTATTATTAAAAATATTTTACCATAATTTACTTATATAGTATTTTAAATATTTATGATAGACTTTAAATGTACATTATTATCGAGGGGGATGTAACTTTTATGAAAAAAGCAATAGGATTCGCTATGTCAATAGCTTTGATGTTTTGTATGTCCAATATTGCCTATGCCAAAACTACATACAATGTAACAAGATTTGCAGGTTTGGACAGATACAAAACTTCTTTAAAAATTTCAAACAACTTTCAACAGGGAAATTTGCAGAATATAATACTTGCCAGCGGAAGAGATTTTCCAGATGCACTGGGAGGAAGTGTTTTATCTAAAAAATATAATGCTCCCATACTCCTTATAAATACTGATTTAAGTGAAAATTCCGATGCCATAGAGTACATAAAAAATCATGTAGATAAGTCTGGAACGCTATACGCTTTGGGAGGCACTGCATCAATAAGTGACGAATTCCTAAACTACATGAAACAGTCAGGTTACAAAAATATTATAAGGCTTGGAGGAAAAAATAGATTTGACACCAACAAATCTGTAATAAATTCCATGAAAGTGGAAAAGGGAACTCCTATAGTTATTGCAAATGGATGGGGATTTGCAGATGCCCTAAGTATATCCAGTGTAGCTGCTTCAAGAGGATATCCTATATTTATGACAGGAGATGCTTATCTTCCAGAGGAGACCAAAAGCCTTATTTCAGATATCAACCCCAGTGATGTTTACATAATAGGTGGACAAGGTTCTGTAAAAGATGGAGTAATAAACCAGTTAAAATCTCTTGTACCATCTTTAAAAGACAACAACATAATAAGAGTAGATGGACAAACTAGGTATGAAACTTCCCTAAATATATGTAAATATTTTAACCTGGATACAGATACAGTAGTACTGGCCAGTGGTGCAAATTTTCCTGATGCATTATCTGGAAGTGCCCTAGCTTCTAAATTAAATGCCTCCATTCTTCTCACAGATGGCAATGACATATCCAACCAGAAAAGCTTTATGGATGAAAAGAAATATGAAAAGGTAGTAATCTTGGGAGGTATAGGCGTTATAGACTTGCCTGTGGAATACCTGTTGAAATCTCCATCAGATGTGGTTGAATCTGAAAAAAACTATGTAAACAATTTAAAAACTTATTGTGAATCATATAATGACAAAAATACAAATGTATCAGAACAATTAAATGGAACCTATAATAATATTATTGATATAATATCAAATTTGGATTCTGCCGCTAGCAGTTATGAAATGTCCCAAAGACTTGGAGAACTGATTGAATCATTTGAAGAAAGTATTTCCTATTTATCTGATTATAAAAATGAACTTATTTCACTTAGAGATAACGTATCGAATCTCTCCATACCAGAAGGATTGGAAACTCTAAACAACCAATATTTAGATAGTATAAATACTCAAATCGAAACTACAAATAAAATATTGGATTATATGAATAACTGCAATAATATATTTACTGCTCTTAAAAATGCAGTAGATACTTCAGACTTGGACAAAATAAGCGAAGAAGCAAACAAGCTTGAAAATTTATCCAGTGATATGGATACAATTTCAAATATAGAAAATGGAAATGAGGGTATAAGCAGCTTATATACCCGCATCACCACAGCCTTAAATAATTTACAACAGTGATTATAATAAGCCTTTTCCTATATTTAAGGAAAAGGCTTATTACAATTCATAGTGTACAATTTATAGGTTTTTCGCAGAAAAAATCATCCTAAATCGTGAATTGTTCTACTAATCGGCAGTTATAGTTCTTCCATCTAAATCTTCACTAGACGGAACATAAAGTGTATATCCCGAGTCATCATGTTTTTCACTTCTTACGTTGATTTCAGAACTGTCACTATTGGCATAAATATAAATTTTATCTCCCTCTTCGAAAGTTCCATTATTGAACCTGTAGATAACTTTTCTTCCATCTATAGTTACTCCGGTAGGAGATAATTCTTCTCCATCACTATCTTTAAATATAAAATCATCCTTATAAGAAGTTTTTATGTCATTATCAATATCCTGATTGAATACTATAGTCACAGTATTCCCATTTGAGCCTTCAGCTGACCATAAATCCGATCTGGTCATAGGTGGAATATATACTTTTGTAGAACCAGATCTTATATTACGCCCTGCCCAATCCACAGAATTGGTATTTGTAACACTAACTGTAGCACTACTCCCGGAATCTTTTATATCATCTATCTTTTCATTATTTTTAATTCCAGCTTTAAACATAAGAATTACATCATTTCCACTGCAATAGCCGCTATCTGGAGCATTCCCGGCTACTTTAAAATCGCTTAAACTGAGTATATCAAGAGGAGAAGACAGTGAAACCTTTACTTCTATATCATTATCCTCAAAAGTCATTTTTGCAGTATCTGACACAATTTTAGGCCCATCACTGGAATCAATAGTAATTTGTCCCATATAGGATCCAAGATCCAATGGATTTCCACTTGCATCTTTTACATTTTTTACTCCCATTTCATAAACACTTGTACCCCCACTTCCAGTTCCTATTGTAAAACTGGACGGAAATTCTATGGTTACACTCTTATAATCCAAACTGCCAGTAATTACAGCACTAGTTGGGAGGGTTCTTATATCTCCATTTCCATCCCTAAAAAGATAATTTGAGGAGGATTCTAAAGAAGACGGATCCATGACCTTTGTAAAAGACATAGCCACAGCATGAGAGTTATCACTTCTTCTTAATATTTCATCTACACTTACCCCTTCAGTATCTGTACCTTCAAGTGTAACAGTATAAGGATCCATGATATTTGGAACTGCATTTGTATCAATAATGTTTTCCACTTTTAATGTGTATTTGGAACCATTTAAGGTGCCATCTTCAAATTTAATATTAAAGGTTCTTTTACTATTCCCATCCACAGTTACTGCGTATATATCATCAATTTTATAAGTTATATCCGCACCACTGGAGTCAAGTATAGTATAATTTCCCTTGTCTGTAGCATAACTTCTTGTTATATCCTTATTAAATTTAACCCTTATGGTTTCCTCATCAAATATACTGGCAGAAGTGATGGTAGGCTTGTCTGTATCCCCACCTACATAGAAATTCATATTGGTTTTAGTAACATAGTTTCCAAAAGTATCTTCTATGTCTTCACTTATGGTAATTGTATTTGAACCTGACTTAAGTACATTTTCTAATTTTGTGATTTTAACTATGGTATCTTCTGAGCCCTTGTCAAAAGTTACGTAAGAAGAATCTACATTTACTGTAGTATCATTTATTTTATAATTTGTAGGTTCTAAAGCTGTCTGTTGATCCATAGGTCTATTATACTCTATATAGACGGTATCTGAATTTTCACTGGTTACACTTTCCACCTGAGGACTTCCTGATATATAGTTTACTGTAAAATTCTTAGATGTACTGCTTAAAGGGAACCCAGCCGCATTATCAAATTTAACTCCTGATTCTCCATTTGGTACAGTGAATGTATTTGTGCCTATCGGAAGAGGAGAATTAAAATAAAGTTCCACTCCATCTGCCCACTTTCCATTTAGAGATTGATCTCTAAATTCAGTATCTGATGTATTTAATCCGAATGCAGTTACATTTTGCCTATTTATCTTAAATGAAGATAATTCATCATCGGTCATCCTAATAGGTTCTGAGAATTTAACCACAAGTTTATTTCCCCCTACCGCGGTTACCGAATCAAGAGTAGGTACAGTAACAGATGAAAAAGTAATCTTTTTTTCATACTTATCTATAACAGTAGTGGAGTCTTTAGTATTTATAGCATTTTTCACTGTAAAAGTTACCTCTTTGTTCTGCTGAAAAGCATTAGAAAATGTAATTAAAACTGTTCTATTATCTTCCTGAAGAGTAGCCGTTGCCTGGGTTTCAGAAACAGACCCTAAATAACTACCACTAATTTCATAATTTGCAGCTCTCTCTGCAGAATCTTCATCCACATCGGTATTAAATACAACTTTTATCTGATTAAGCCCATTGGTAGTTACAGAGGCAACAGTGGCACTTTCTACACTACTTCCTGAAGCTGCTGCATTTATATCAGAAATGGTATTTTCAGAAACTACTCCTTCTTCTTCTATAAGATTTAAGTCTGTAGTTTCCGTTACTTTATCTCTTATGTAATTCAGTGCATTTGATGTAGACGTATCATCATCTTCTCCAATAAGCACTAATGGAGAAGAATTAATTCCTGCTACAGAAGCAGCAATCAGTGCATCTGTATACCTGTCTCCACTGACATTTGCAATATACAGTTTATCAGCCTTTAAATCACTATCGTATTGATTTAATATATTTAAATTTGTATCAAATCTATTGTCTCCTCCAGATATTCTGGATACAGCTCCTAGTTCATTATAAATTTCACTATTTATTAAATTTTCCGTACTGAGTACGGTTACTTCTGAATTATTACTCTTCACAAAATCTACTATGGACTTCATAGTTTCCGTATTATTTACACCAAGCAAAAGTATTTGTCCTTTTGCAGCAGCAATAGGTGCCGCAGAAAGAGAATCTGCAAAACCTTCTCCTGAAACCAACATCATGTTACCCGTATCTACACCGAGCTTCACAAGCTGCTGGGCTACCTTAAGATTAGTTTCATATCTATTTTTTCCACCTAATTCAATTAAATTGTAGCCATCATTTTTAAGCTCATCCCTTATGCTTTGTGATATTGAAGCTGTTCCTCCTATTATATATATATTTTCAGGATTTAACTGTTCAAGAGCGGATTTAGCATAGGAATTAAGAGAATTAGACTTCGTTAAAAGTATAGGTGCTTTTAACTGCTTAGAAATTGCTGTGGAGCTAATAGCATCTGCATACCCTTCCCCTGAGGCTAAGACTACATCAGTGGAGGTAGTCCAATTTTTTTCTGCAACAACAGCTGCAGTTTCATAACAATCTGCTCCAGACAGTTCTGTAACCTGTCCTACTGCCGCTTTAACTTTGGTAAAAGGCAGTGAAGCTGAAAGAATCAGGGATACCACTGCTATACTACTTACAGCTTTTATGGTACTTCTATTCATATATTATAACCTCCTATCTTTTTAGCAATATATGAATATTGTACCATACATACTAAATTTTATATAGATATATGGGGTTAATTGTAC
This genomic interval from Clostridium kluyveri contains the following:
- a CDS encoding WG repeat-containing protein; the protein is MKDFFKKYCSLILTSLFLLNCIPFENSEVLASNNKKYSIIDLNLSADGIYAFENNGLAKFKKDGVYGIVDNNGAIIFTPQFSSISSFKNSYAKVSKGSKFGVINSKGDIIVQPQFKDIGDFSKEGTAAVNTGSYWGIINRFGKMIIEPEFDTVYDFENGFMRVKKDNKYGFLDSSGNILSDCIYDNAYNFQDNYAAVKKGASWGIIDDKGTFTPFNFDEIKSPSQGMVPIKEGDNWGLSDINGNIILQPKYKDISILNKNLIKVYSGSKYGIIDTNGNTILSMDYESIISNEDGVYLICKNGEYGVVNSLGKIIVQPKFDWIDNYKEGKAITKLNNTYGFIDTKGNIIYKSEFSKIYAFSEGLARVQKDNKYGFINDSGDIVIEPIFNNAYDFSEGYAAVEKNTGSSNVEDSKNINKYLKWGYIDRQNSTFISYNFNNASSFNNGCALIIKDGKCSLVKNSDIKFMPNNTTTDPFKIWTIKFSKSLQNKTTKDSEDEILNDINMTMTDNIKVTDSSGKYINVSFTFESPDTIVINPPYTGYKANATYTITVLSNGKYNIRDMDGNILKPSIVKVPFSIAN
- a CDS encoding Uma2 family endonuclease gives rise to the protein MAIPIKKEKYTYKDYLSWKEDKKWEIIDGEVYAMSPAPSRIHQEISGNLFFYIKTYLLDKTCKVYAAPFDVRLSDGEEDEEIKNVVQPDIAVICDEHKLDYRGAKGAPDFIIEIVSPSSTFLDYVKKLNLYGEYGVREYWIVDPKDENVLVYKVSRDDKYGKPQIYNNTDEIKVSIFDNLIIDLKKIF
- a CDS encoding TolC family protein; protein product: MKKKLSVVIGLAMVFTIGTTCFAEEALPSSGTTETTISTDASELTNFTLDDLLKLIETNNKEIEMLDQKILLYQKQFSRDHQNAASYSDKSPSNYPAGQYASIKVLIDVVPRQDQQNIEDAENDRKETLQDIKFSLEGQYLNAVSCQRQISVINSQIENMDKQIEQTNAKIQQGQLTNDALQNLEVQKSNFIASLNTPKAQLQQYQLNIKQAINVDLNMDVTLQEIGREFVKFDDSNIQSRIDQAVNNCYDLKKITNNIDILKIQEDIYKKYSYNDATGEVNAGLQIQTAQNSIYTIQLNKRVELWNQYYTLKNSEDTVNTQQIKVDNAKMNYDIAAAKVQAGVLTQVELDSYALALESEKVNLKNAVDNYMILSDQFEYALTKDL
- a CDS encoding TolC family protein — encoded protein: MNKIKILAAAVVLSFCTSTMAFAQGNTLDIDSLISNNIDSTYEVKNADISIQQAENSYNQAAKNASSYADQLNDDLDTYTKLTVMQGMSVAPRQAKFSIYKYTEEKEIVENKVKVDAYTQYTAVMNSKDALDLQQQKFDNSEQLYDSAKLKLNLGVVTEADVKQAEVSYYDAKASLNKAQRDYDLQIMKLNQIFDIDVYVKYDTPLKDKTEEAPYIRSYDDYVSDALENRGEIVIGQENINLKEFEYNVIKGVYPSKYETSNKIGQYNLDKAKDTLELDKLYITNDINKLYNDLQTKCKMIDSKKDALALAEKNYNTALVKYNVGVLSKIDFDSQKVNLKTAQNDLKSLQRDIWMAQFKLNTACGIGSDISKITY
- a CDS encoding cell wall-binding repeat-containing protein, with translation MKKAIGFAMSIALMFCMSNIAYAKTTYNVTRFAGLDRYKTSLKISNNFQQGNLQNIILASGRDFPDALGGSVLSKKYNAPILLINTDLSENSDAIEYIKNHVDKSGTLYALGGTASISDEFLNYMKQSGYKNIIRLGGKNRFDTNKSVINSMKVEKGTPIVIANGWGFADALSISSVAASRGYPIFMTGDAYLPEETKSLISDINPSDVYIIGGQGSVKDGVINQLKSLVPSLKDNNIIRVDGQTRYETSLNICKYFNLDTDTVVLASGANFPDALSGSALASKLNASILLTDGNDISNQKSFMDEKKYEKVVILGGIGVIDLPVEYLLKSPSDVVESEKNYVNNLKTYCESYNDKNTNVSEQLNGTYNNIIDIISNLDSAASSYEMSQRLGELIESFEESISYLSDYKNELISLRDNVSNLSIPEGLETLNNQYLDSINTQIETTNKILDYMNNCNNIFTALKNAVDTSDLDKISEEANKLENLSSDMDTISNIENGNEGISSLYTRITTALNNLQQ
- a CDS encoding cell wall-binding repeat-containing protein, whose amino-acid sequence is MNRSTIKAVSSIAVVSLILSASLPFTKVKAAVGQVTELSGADCYETAAVVAEKNWTTSTDVVLASGEGYADAISSTAISKQLKAPILLTKSNSLNSYAKSALEQLNPENIYIIGGTASISQSIRDELKNDGYNLIELGGKNRYETNLKVAQQLVKLGVDTGNMMLVSGEGFADSLSAAPIAAAKGQILLLGVNNTETMKSIVDFVKSNNSEVTVLSTENLINSEIYNELGAVSRISGGDNRFDTNLNILNQYDSDLKADKLYIANVSGDRYTDALIAASVAGINSSPLVLIGEDDDTSTSNALNYIRDKVTETTDLNLIEEEGVVSENTISDINAAASGSSVESATVASVTTNGLNQIKVVFNTDVDEDSAERAANYEISGSYLGSVSETQATATLQEDNRTVLITFSNAFQQNKEVTFTVKNAINTKDSTTVIDKYEKKITFSSVTVPTLDSVTAVGGNKLVVKFSEPIRMTDDELSSFKINRQNVTAFGLNTSDTEFRDQSLNGKWADGVELYFNSPLPIGTNTFTVPNGESGVKFDNAAGFPLSSTSKNFTVNYISGSPQVESVTSENSDTVYIEYNRPMDQQTALEPTNYKINDTTVNVDSSYVTFDKGSEDTIVKITKLENVLKSGSNTITISEDIEDTFGNYVTKTNMNFYVGGDTDKPTITSASIFDEETIRVKFNKDITRSYATDKGNYTILDSSGADITYKIDDIYAVTVDGNSKRTFNIKFEDGTLNGSKYTLKVENIIDTNAVPNIMDPYTVTLEGTDTEGVSVDEILRRSDNSHAVAMSFTKVMDPSSLESSSNYLFRDGNGDIRTLPTSAVITGSLDYKSVTIEFPSSFTIGTGSGGTSVYEMGVKNVKDASGNPLDLGSYMGQITIDSSDGPKIVSDTAKMTFEDNDIEVKVSLSSPLDILSLSDFKVAGNAPDSGYCSGNDVILMFKAGIKNNEKIDDIKDSGSSATVSVTNTNSVDWAGRNIRSGSTKVYIPPMTRSDLWSAEGSNGNTVTIVFNQDIDNDIKTSYKDDFIFKDSDGEELSPTGVTIDGRKVIYRFNNGTFEEGDKIYIYANSDSSEINVRSEKHDDSGYTLYVPSSEDLDGRTITAD